The Deltaproteobacteria bacterium genome segment CCGGGCCGAAATCATCGACGCGGCGGTCGAGCAGCTTTCCTCGGGGCAGCTCCTGCGCCGCGTTGCCGAGTTCGACCCCGACATCATCGGCGTCACGGGCCTGACGACGAGTTTCGCGTCCACGCAGACCACCCTGCACGCGTTCCATGAGCATTTCCCGCGCGCGGTGCTGCTGACCGGCGGCCCGCACCTGTCGGCGTGGGGCGCGCCGTCGCTCGCCGGATTGCCCGTCGCGGCCGGCATCGCGGCCGAGGGCGAGTTCGCGTTCGGCGACATCCTGCGCGCGGTCGAGAACGACACCCCCCTGCGCGACATCCAGGGCATCTTTGTGAAAGATGATCGCGGGGAATGGTTCGAAACGGGACCGCAGCGCTACTACAAGGACATGGACGACGCGCCGTTCCCGGCGCGGCACCTGTTTAAAAAGCACCTCTACCGCCCGATTCCCGCCGACTACCGGCATCTGCCCAAGATCCCGATCATGTCGGCCCGCGGCTGCCCCTACGGGTGCATCTTCTGCGACAAGAGCGTCTTCGGTCGCCGCCTGCGCGGCAAGAGCCCCAAGCGTACCGTGGACGAGATCGAGCACTGCATCCGCGATCACGGCGCGCGCGGCATCGCATTCCTCGATTCCACGTTCGGCACGGACCGGCGGCGCGCGCGGGAGATCTGCGAGGAGATCCTGCGGCGCAATGTGAAGGTCGAGTGGACGTGCACGCTGCGCGCCGACAGCGTGGACGAGGAGATGCTCGCGCTGTTTCGGCGCGCCGGGTGCTGGAAGGTGCGCCTGGGCATCGAGTCGGGCGACGACGAGATCTTTGCGCGGCTCGACAAGGGCGAGACGCTCGACCACGTGCGGCGTGCGGCGGTGGCGGCGGACAAGGTGGGGTTGCAGTCGAAGGCGTTTTTCATCGTCGGGCATCTCGGCGAGAGCGAAAAGACGCTGCGCAACACGGTCGATTTTGCCAAATCGCTGCCGCTCATGGAGGTGACGGTTCAGATCAACACGCCGATGAAGAACACGCCGCAAGAAGACATGTGGCACGAGTTCGGCGATCTGGACCGGACGAATCTGACGAATTCGAGCTTCTGGGAGCCGGTATTCGTGCCGACCGGGCTGACGCGTGACGATCTCATCCGCTGGCAGAACCGATTCTACCGCGAGTTTCTGCTGCGCCCGAGCGTCTGGTGGCGCCATCTGCGTCACTTGCGCGGGTGGGCCGACATCAAGCGCTATCTGAGCGCGGTGTCGCTACTGGCGTTCCTGCTCTTCAATCGGGAGCTCACCGCGTTTCGACGGCGCAGCGCCGAACTCGCGACGGCGGAGGTGGCTTGAACTCCGCGAAGGACGCCGCGTGAACGCCGCCAGGCGGTGGAGGGCGTTTCGCGCCCTCGCCGCGCACGACCGTCTCTTCTACGCCCACGTCGGAGCGACGCACCGGTGCAACATGCGCTGCCGCATGTGCACCGTGCCGGAGCGCGGCGACGTGGAGCGTGAGGCGGACCCCGCGAAATTCCGCATCGTCGCGAAGGAACTCGCCGAGCTCGGCTGCGCCGTCGTGAGCATCGGCGGCGGCGAACCCATGCTTCACCGCGACCTGCCGGGCATTGTCGAGGCGTTCGCCCGCGAAGGCATGCGCGTGCGCGTGCTGACGAACGGCATCACCGGTTCGCGGCCCACGATCCGGGCGCTCGCGAACGCCGGCGCGACCGATATGTCGGTCTCGCTCGACAGCCTCGATCCCGTGGCGCAGGCGCGGCTCGAGGATCTGCCCGGCATCCTGCCGAAGAAGATGGAAACGATCGCCGCGATCACGCACGAAATGCCCCGCGGCACGCACATCCTCAACGCCATCGTCACGCCGCAAACCCTGCCGGGGCTGCGCCGTGTCGCGCGCTTCGCCGGGGAGATCGGTTATTTCTCCAGCTTCATCCCGATTCATCTGGCGGCCTCCGAGGTGGAGCACCACTTTTTTTCCGACGCGCTCGATCTGGGTTTCGCGCGCGAACACCGCGAAGAACTGCGCGCGTTCTACGGCGATCTCGCCCGCGGGCACGTCGGCGGCGTCATCAATTCGCGCGTCTATCTCGAAAACTCCCTGCGTTACCTGCTGGGCGAGCCCTTTGATTGGTCGTGTCACGCGGGCGTGCTCTACGTGTCCGTCGATCCTTCCGCGCGGATCTCGATCTGCCACCAGTTCGAGGAGACCGACACGGTGGAGGCCGAAGGCTTCGCCGAGCGCTATCTGCGAGGCGACTGGCGGCGGCGTGCGCGGGAGGCGAGCGCCCCATGCCGCGCGTGTTATCGGCCCTGCTGGGCCGAGATCGATCATTTCGCCGAGAACGCCGAAGCCTTTCTGGGCGCACTCGGCACGCAGGCGCGCGGCCTTCTGAGATCGCTCAAACCACGCGCGGCGGAGGAGATCACCGCGATCGCGGAAGAGATTGCCGGCGACACGATTCGCATGGAGGCGGCCGAGATCCGCGTGCGCATGATCCGGGGAAACGCATGACGTCGGGTGATATCATGCTGTCGGGCGGAATCTGATGCGCGTCCTGCTCGCCACGCCGCCCAATCGCGCGCCGCTTCGCTCCGAAGCGCCCATGCTCCTGCGTCAGACGACGCAGATGCCGCCGCTCGGGCTCGTGCGGCTCGCTTCGGCGCTGCGCGCGGGCGGGCACGAGGTGCGTCTGGTGGATCTGGCGGCGCGGGACGGCGACGACGCCGACGCGCTACGGTTGGTCGATGAGTTCCGGCCCGCGATGGTGGGCGTGGGGTCCACGACGGCGCAGATCGTGGACGCCTGCCGTCTGCTCGGCGCGGTCAAGGCGCGCGACGCGCGGATCGCGACGGTGCTCGGCGGGCCGCACGTCAAGTTTTTCGGTAAGGAATCGGCGAAATACGCGGGCGTGGACATCGCGCTCGCGGGCGAGGCGGATCATTCGATCGTCGCGCTGGCGAACGCGGTGGAGCAGGGCGGCGACGCCACGAGCGTGCCGGGTGTCTTTACCCTTCGTGACAGTGAGGTTGCGCGCGGCCCCGCGCCCGAGGTGATTCTCGATTTGGACGCGCTGGGCCCCGTCGAGCGCGATTGGCTCGGCGATTTCTCCTATCGCGATCCCGCGATGCCCGGTCGTCTCGCCACCACCGAGATGGTGCGCGGCTGCCCCTACGACTGCTCGTTCTGCTCCACGCCGCGCGGCGTGATCCGCATGCGCTCGGCGACGCACATGGCCGATGAGATGGAGTCGATCGCGACGCGCCGCGAGGCGGACAGCGTGTATTTCGTGGACGACACGTGGAACGTCAATCCACGCAAGTGCGTGGAGTTTTGCGAGGAACTCGCCCGTCGGCCGAAGCGCCCGCCCTGGATGGCGCGGCTTCGCATCAACACGATGAAACCCGAACTCGTCGCCGCGATGCGCGCCGCGGGGTGCGTGCGCGTGCAGCTCGGCGTCGAGGCGGGCAGCGACGAGGGCATGGTCTCGCTGCGCAAGCGCCTGAAGGTCGACCAGGTGCGCGCGGCGTTTCGTCTCGCCCGCGAGCACGGGATCGACACGATGGGCTATTTCATGCTCGGCCTGCCGAGCGACCGCACGGTGGACGACGTGCGCGGCACGGTCGAGTTCGCACGCTCGCTGCGCCCGACCTACGTGCTGTTCAACGTGTTCACGCCGTACCCGCACACGCAGCTTTACGACGACGGCGTGCGGCGCGGCATCGTGGACGCCCGGCCGTGGGACGAATTCGTAGCCCGTCCGACCGTGGAGTTTTCGCCGCAGCCGTGGACCGAGCACCTCGCGGCGCCCACGTTGTATGCCGAAATGGCGCGTGCGTACCGTCATTTTTACCTGCGCCCTCGGCGCATCGTGGCGCAACTACTGCGCCCCGCTACTTGGGGCAAGGCGGCGCAGGCGGCGTACGGGCTTCTGCGCGCCTGAAAACGTTTCGCCTTCGCCGCACGGTCGAGCTTTTCAAGCCGGATTCGCGTCGGTACAATAACGCCGTCCACTTTCCGGAAGGCATCCCATGCGCACGTCGTCCACGCGGTTCTGGCTGCTCTTTCTCCTCACGGCAGCGCTCTTCGTGAGCGGTTGCGGGTGCGGCGACGACGACGACGATTCCGGCGATGACGACGACGACGACCAGAGCGACGACGACACGACCGACGATGACGACGTCTCCGACGATGACGTCGATGACGACACCGGCGACGACGACACGGGCGCGGGGTGCGAGGAAGTCCCGCCCTCCACGAACGCGCACACGCTGCTCGGGCTCAACTACCTCGTCGTGCCCGCCGCGCCGCTCGCCCGCGAGGAGTTCCACGCGGCGCTGGCCGAGGATCCGGAAGATCAGGATGCGCTGATGGGGCTCATCCTCGCCGACGCGGTGGCGACCTTCGACGCCATGAGCCTCATTCAGACCTACATTGACTACATCCTGCAGGGCTACGAGGAACAGGCGAAGGCCGAAGACGACAACCTGCAGTATTACATCGACGAGTTGCTCGACGAACTGTTCGGTGCGCTGTTCCTCGATCTCTCCGACGAGATGCCGGACCTCGTGGACAAAGCCTCGCAGGTCGAGTGCCTCTCGCTCGAACTCACGGCTTTGCCGATCCGCCAGGACTTCGAGGAGATCGCGAACGTCAGCGGCGACGACTGGGACATGTCGGAGGTGATGGCGAGCTACGGCCTCGTCGCGCCGCTCTCCGGCGCGGTCCGGCTGCTCACGGTGCTCAACTTCAATTTCGACCTGTCGTACGTCTTCGGACTCGCCGACATCGATTTCGGCAGCTACGACACGACCGAGATCATCTCGATCATCGTGGACATCCTCGACAAGATCCTGAATGACCCGGCGTTCCCCGACTTTCTGACGATGGCGGACGGCGGACTCGAAGACTATCGTAAGATTCAATTCGAGCTCGGTCTCGGCTTTCGCGCGGCGGCGGACACGTTTGTGACGATTCGCGGCGAGACCGACGATCAGGTGGACGACGTGCTCGGCTACGTCGATGTCAACGGCGACCTCGCCTACGAGCCCGATTTCGATCACTACTTTGTCCCCGGCTACGGTGAGCTCGACGCCGACGGCATGTCGATCGCGGCCGCTTACGAAAACATGTTCCGCGATCTCGGCGACAGCTTCCTCGACAATACGGAGTACGACGTCGACCCCGCGAATCCCAATCCCTTCGACTTCGCGAGCCTGAACGCGCTGATGCGCGGAGCGGGCCTGCCGCCGCTGCTGCCGAGCTTCGACTGGGCGCTGAACGAGGGATTCGAGGGCGACATCACCGAGGACGGCCTGCGCAACACGCTGCGCACCATCGTCAATCTGCTCCAGACGCTGCTGCCCGCGCCGCCGCCGTATTGATCGGCCGTAAGGATTGTTGAGCCATGTCGCGCGGCGATGATTCGGCGTGCGTCGACGTCGTTTACGAGGACAACCACGTCATCGCGATCGTGAAGCCCGCGGGCGCGGCCTCGCAGCCCGACCGCACCGGCGATCCCTGCATCATCGATACGGTGAAGACGTTGCTGAAATCGCGCGACGCCAAGCCGGGCAACGTGCATCTCGCGAGTCTTCACCGCCTCGATCGCCCCGCTTCGGGTGTGCTGCTGCTCGCGAAGACGTCGAAGGCGGCATCGCGGCTCGCCGAGGCGTTTCGCGACCGCCGCGTGACCAAGACCTACCTGGCCGTCGTCGAGGGATCGCCCGCGCGCGATCACGACCGACTGGAACAGCATCTGAAGAAGGACGCCGCGCGCAACACCAGCCGCATCGTGTCCGCGAACGCGCCGGGGGCGAAGTCCGCCGTGCTGGAGTACCGCGTGCTCGCGCGCTCCGCGATGGAGTCGCTCGTCGAAGTGAACATCGAGACCGGCCGCAGCCATCAGATCCGCGTTCAGCTTGCCGGAGCGGGAATGCCGATCGCGGGGGATCGGCGCTACGGCGCGAAGCGGGGTTTCGGGCCGATGATCGCTCTGCACGCGGCGCGGCTGCGTTTTCCGCATCCCGTGCGCGATGAAGACGTCGAGGTGAGCGCCGAGATCCCAGCGCGGTGGCGGGAGCTGTTCGGCGAAAAGTTGCTCGGTGCCGCGCGAACGAAGACCGCGGCGCAGACCTATCCGGCGACGCCGGTGTAAGTCTTGTCCCACGCGGCGCGCAGTGGCTCTCCGGCGTCGATGCGCGCCTTCATCTTGCGGATACGTCGATAGCCGAGCGTCACGCCGAATGCGAGATTGAGCCCGGAGCGCCACGTCTGTTCGCGGGCGCGGCAAACGAGTGTGCCGGTCGTGAGTTTGGCGAGCAGGTCGACGGGGCCGTCGAAATCGTCCATCAGCACGAACCCGTTGCCGACGCCCGACGCGACGTGCGCGTCCGAGCCGCCGCCGACGAGGATCTTGTGCGCCAGCGCCCAGAGCACGGCGTCGCGGTCGTGCGCGGCCTGGCTGCCGCGCGCATTGAGGCCCTCGATGATGTCGAGGTGCGACGCCAGGCGCGGCAAAACCTCGGGACGCATGCGCGAGCCGAGGTAGGGCAGGAACGGGTGCGGCAGATAGGTTACGCCACCGGCGTCGTGGATGAACTTCGCGGCGTCCACGGGATCCATGTCGCGCGGCGGGTCCTTCGTCAACGAATCGAGAAACAGGCCGATCAGTTCGCCGTGCGTCGTCATGATCTCGCAGCCGATGATGACGCGAAACGGGGGATCGAGTTCGCGCACGGCGAGACCACCCAGGCGCGTGCCGTGGTCGGTGACGGCGACGACATCGAGGCCCGCCTCCCGCACGGCCTGCGCGAACTGCCGGGGATTCATCGAGCCGTCGAAGCTGAAATTCGTGTGGTTGTGCAGATCGACCTTGAGCATGCGTTCAATTTACGCGGCGAAGCGCCGAGCGGCAATGCGCGGCGCGTGCGGCGTCGTGACGACCCGTGTGCAGGCTTGAGACGGCCTTGGCGCTGTGACAATATCAGCGCCCCATGTCGCTTCCCCGTTCATTTTTTCTCATCGCCGCGCTCGTGCGGCTCGTCGCGGGATTCGGGCGTTTTTCGCGACTCGATCTCAAACCAATGCACCACGACGAGGGCGTCAATCATCATTTCGTCGATCGGTTTCTGATCGGCGAGGGCTACGCCTACAGCCCTGATAATTTCCATGGTCCGTTGCTGTACGAGATTGCGTTTCCCGTGGTGGCGCTGTTGGGCGACGACGAAACCGTGCTGCGCGCGATGCCCGCCGTCATGGGACTCGTCGCGGTGGTCGCGACGCTCGCGGCGGCGCCACTCGTCGGCCCGGTCGGCGTGCTGTTCGGCGCGTCGGTGCTCGCCGTGGCGGCGCCCGACGTGTACTTTTCCCGCACGTTCATCCACGAGGTCTATCTCTCACTTTTTCTCATCGCGACGATCGTGTTCGGGCTCCGATTCCTCCGCGACGCGCGCCCGCGGGATCTGCACGGCACGCTGATCTCGCTCGTGGCCGCTTTCGCCATCAAGGAGACGACGGCGATCGCCGTCCTGGGCATGGCGGCGGGATTCGCCGTCGCGCGAGTCGCGGGGTACGAGTCGCCGTCGGGCGTGACGTTCACGAATCCTCTACCGAGAATCGGACTTCGCCGCGCGCTCGACGCCGCGGGCATCGCGCTGATCGTCTGGATCCTGATGTTCACGACGTTCGGCACGAATCCGCGCGGCATCGTGGATTTTTTCGTCGCCTACGTACCTTGGCTCAAGACGGGCGTCAGCGACACGGGCCACGTCAAGTCGGCGATCTACTTTCCCCGGCTCGTGCTCTATTACTATTGGCCGCTGCTCATCGCGGCCGTGCCCGCGCTCGTCGATGTCGCGCGCACCCGGTGTCGCGATTCCATCTTCTTCCTGACGTTTTTCGCCGTTCAGCTTGCCGTCTATTCGGCCATCCCGTACAAGACCCCGTGGTGCGTGATGCCGATCGTCGTGCCGCTCGTGTTTCTCGCGGCCATCGGCGTGCAGACCGCGTGGCGAATTGCCGAGCCGAATCTCGCGGCGCGGATCTGTCTCGCCGCTGCGATGCCGGCGGCCGTCGTCGCCATCGGGTCGTATTCGTGGAAGGTGAATTTCGAGCAATACGACGAGGATCGCGAGCCGATCGTTTACGTCCAGACGCTGCGTCGATATCTGGAGATGATTCCCGTCATCGACGCGGCGGCGAAAAACGATCAGGGAAACTCGACCGAGATCCTGATCGTGGACTATCAGAGCCCGACCAAGTATTACCTGCGTGCGTATCGCAACAAGACGTATTACGCGAACGCGCCGGAATTGCCCGTCACGACGCCGGTCGTGATCGCATCGAAGAGTTATGCGGACAAGGTGCGGGAGAAACTCGCGTCGCCGTATGTGGAGAGTCGTTACCCGGTCTGGCCGGGCATGGAACTGGTGCTGTTCGTCCGCGAGGATTTGACGGCGGACCCGACAAAGAACGGAGAACCGATTGACGGATGAAACGCTGACCATCGAACTGCCCGACGGCGCCGTCGCGCTGTTACACGAAAACCACGACACGCCGGTGGTCGCCTGCATGGCCTACGTGCGCGTGGGATCGGCCGACGAGACCCCCAGGCAGGCGGGTCTCGCGCACCTGCACGAACACATGATCTTCAAGGGGACGCCGACGCGGCCGGTCGGGCGCATCGCGGCGGACATCGAGGCGGCGGGCGGCGACATCAACGCTTACACGACCTTCGACCACACCTGCTACTACGTGACGATCGCGTCGCGCTGGTGGCCGCGCGCGCTCGATGTTCTGACCGACGCGATCCGCAACGCGAGCCTCGACGCGGACGAATTGGCGAAGGAACTGCGCGTCATCTTCGAGGAGATGAAACGCGCCGATGACACGCCCGGCCAGATCGTCGGCAACAACCTGCTCAAGCTCCTGTTCGCGCGCCACCCCTATCGCCACCCCGTCATCGGCCGGCGAAAGACGCTCGCCGCGATGACGCGCGACGACGTGAAGGCGTTCTTCGACGCGTACTACGCCCCAGCCAATGTGTTCTACGTTCTCGCGGGGGATTTCGACGCACGCGAGGCGCGGCGGATGCTCGAAGCCACCGCGCGAACGGCGAAAGCCCCCGAGCCGGAGAAACCGGCGCGCCCCGCCGAGCCGCGTCAGACGCGCCCGCGCGCGCACGTCGCGCTGTCCGACGTGCAGGAAACGACCTTCGAGGTCGCGTGGCGCGTGCCGAGCGTCGGCGATCCCGACAGCGTCGTGCTCGACGTGCTCGCGCTCGTGCTGGGTTCGGGCGAATCGTCGCGCCTCGTCCAGCGCGTCAAGCGCGGCAAGCGCCTCGTGCACGAGGTCTACGCCTACAACTACAGCCTGCGCGATCATGGCGTGCTCGCGGCGGGCGGAGTCTGCGCGCCGAGACGGACGCTCGCGGCGGTCGCCGCCGTGCTGCGCGAAGCCGAGCGATTCCGGCAGGAACCGATTTCGAACGAGGAACTCGAGCGCGCGAAGCGGAACATCGAGGCGGATTTCGTGTTCGAGCGCGAGACGCCCTCGGGTCTCGCGAAGAAACTCGGGTACTCGTATTTGCAATTCGGGCGGCTCGATTTTGACGAGCGCTACCTCGCGACGCTGGCCGCGGTGGACGCCGAGGCCGTGCGACGCGCGGCGTGGATGTATCTCGATCGTTCGCGGGCGAACGTGAGCGTGCTCGCGCCCAAGCCGGTCGCCGCCGGTCTCGACGCCAAAGCCGTGCTGGCCGCCGTGGACGCGATCAAACCGGTCCGCGCCGCGCGCGCCGCCGGGGCGTCCACCCCCGAGAAGGCAACACCGGTCTCGCCGACGCTCGCCGCGGTGCACGGGCGACGCGCTCGGCTGCGCATGACGACGCTTGACAACGGCATGCGCCTGATCGTGAAAGAAACCGCGCAGGCGCCGATCTTTTCGATGCGCACGTGCGTCGCGGGCGGATCGCGGTACGAAAAACCCGAGACGGCAGGGATCTCGCGATTCCTTTCCCGCATTCTCACGCGGGGGACGAAGCGCCGCGACGCGCTGGAATTCGCGAAGACGGTCGAGTCGCTCGCCGGCGGCATCAGCGGATTCTCCGGACGCAACAGCATCGGCATCACGACGGAGTTTCTGAGCCGCCACCTGCGCACGGCGTTGGAACTGACCGCCGAGGCGCTGTGGGTGCCCAGCTTCGACGAGGCCGAGATCGACCGCGAGCGGCACGAGCAGATCGCGTCGATCAGGCGCCGCGAAGACGCGCTCGAACGCCGGTGCATGGACCTGTTTCTCTCCACGCTCTTCGTGCGTCATCCCTACGGCTTGCCGGGAGCCGGCACGGAAGAATCGGTGCGCGCGCTGACGGCGAATCGGCTGCGTGCATTCCATCGCCGGTTGCTCGATCCGCGCCGGATGGTCGTCGCCATCGCGGGCGACGTGCGTTTCGAGGAGGTCGTCAATCTCGCCGAGGAGTATTTCGGACGCCACGCGGGTCGAACCACGTCCGAGGCGGCGCTCGCGCCGGAGCCGATTCCGGACGCGCCGCGCTCGGTGGTGGTGCATCGGGACAAGGAGCAGGCGCATTTGATCGTCGGGTTTCAGGGCGCGCGGCTGGCGGGACGCGATCGGCACGCGATCGAGGTGCTCAACGCGCTGCTGTCGGGGCAGGGCGGGCGGCTGTTCATGGAGCTTCGCGACCGCCGCCACCTCGCGTATTCGGTGTCGAGCTTCAATCAGGAAGGCGTCGAGCCCGGCGCGTTCGGCATCTACATCGGCACCTCGCACGGCAACGTCGATGCGGCGCGCAAGGGCATCTGGGAGCAGATCGAACGGCTGCGTTCGGAGCCGATCGGCGAAGACGAACTCGAGCACGCGAAAAACTACCTGATCGGCAGCACGCAGATCGAAATGGCGCACATGTCGTCGGTGGCGCTCTCGATGGCGCTCGACGAATTGCTCGGCCTGGGCTATCGCGATCCCTTCCGGCTGGCGAAGGCGATCGAGCGCGTGCAGGCGCGCGATGTGTTGCGCGCCGCGCGGCACTATCTGCGTCCCGAGGCGCACGTCGAGGCGCTCATCACGGCGCCCGGCCGCACGTAGGCGGAGCGAGCGTGGCTGAATCCGGACAGCGGTCCCTCGGCCAGCGGGCGGCCGGGGCGATGGCGTGGAACTTCGCCGGCAAGCTGTACTTCATGCTGGCGAAGTACGTCGAGAGCATCATCCTGCTGCGAATGCTCGGAGCGCTGGAAAACGGCGCGCTGATCGGCGCGCTGAACATCCAGGCCACGCTGGTGATGTTCATCAGCCTCGGTATCGGCAACACGCTCCTGCGATTTTTGCCGCAGATCCGCGAAGAGGGTCTGGGCGAGCGCGCGTTCCTGCGCCGCCTCATGGCGTTTCGCCTCGCGGTGTCGCTCGGGGCCGGGGCGCTGCTCGTTGTGTTCGCGCGCGCAATCGCCGCGTCGTATCTGCACGACGAGTCCCGGGTCGGTCTCGTGTACGCATCGGCGGTGATGCTCGTCACCACGTCGGTGCAGAACCTCCAGACGCGCATCCTCGTCGCGCGCTATCGCCAGAAGCAGATCAACGTCATCCAGTCCGCGGTGGTCACGGTCTATCTCGCCGTCGCCATCGTCGGCCTGGTCGCGGGCGGCGGTGTCACGCTGGTGATATCCGCCAACGCCGTCGCCACGCTGCTGGGCTGCGCGTGGATGTGGTGGGACGAGCGAAAGACGCGTCCCGTCGAACAACCCTCGGCGCCGCCGACCGGCGCACGCACACGCGCGTTTTCGATTCGCCGCTTGGTCGCGTTCTCGTTCACGTTCTACCTCTACGATCTGCTCAACATCGTGCTGGAAAAGCAGCTCGACATCTGGATGCTCGGATTCCTGCATCCCGATCTTCGGCAGGTGACGTATTACGCCCTCGCGTACAACTTCGCGTTTTTCGCGTACGGCGTGTTCTCCAAAGTCTTCACCGAAGGCTTCACGCTCTCGCTCGTGGCCGACGTGTACGCGACGGGCGACATGGCGAAGCTGCGTCGCGTGTTCGGCGCGATCTTCGAATACATGTACCTGTTCGCGATTCCGGTCGCGGTGGGCGGCCTGCTGCTCGGCGACGATCTGCTGCGCCTCATGTACGGCGACGAGGGACTCGGCATCATCGGCCCGGCCATGCTGTTCCTGCCCGTCATGGCGATCGGAAAATACTCCGGCATCGCCGCGAATTTTCTGGGCGCGATGGACCGCGAACGCGCGTTGATTACCTCGCGAGCGATTTTCGGCGCGGCAAACGCCGCCGTGAACGTCATGCTGATTCCGCGTTACGGCGCATGGGGCGCGGCGATCGGCACCGCCGCCGCGACGCTCGCGGGATTCACGTACGAGGCCGTGCTGCTGCACCGCGCGCTGCGCCC includes the following:
- a CDS encoding polysaccharide biosynthesis protein, with product MAESGQRSLGQRAAGAMAWNFAGKLYFMLAKYVESIILLRMLGALENGALIGALNIQATLVMFISLGIGNTLLRFLPQIREEGLGERAFLRRLMAFRLAVSLGAGALLVVFARAIAASYLHDESRVGLVYASAVMLVTTSVQNLQTRILVARYRQKQINVIQSAVVTVYLAVAIVGLVAGGGVTLVISANAVATLLGCAWMWWDERKTRPVEQPSAPPTGARTRAFSIRRLVAFSFTFYLYDLLNIVLEKQLDIWMLGFLHPDLRQVTYYALAYNFAFFAYGVFSKVFTEGFTLSLVADVYATGDMAKLRRVFGAIFEYMYLFAIPVAVGGLLLGDDLLRLMYGDEGLGIIGPAMLFLPVMAIGKYSGIAANFLGAMDRERALITSRAIFGAANAAVNVMLIPRYGAWGAAIGTAAATLAGFTYEAVLLHRALRPTYPWKFVAKISLASAVMGLAVAGVCRYVPPADAWRLAVGLPVGVCVFGAMLVVLRPIDPAILEIVGKTRIPGAAFAARWMTPRKSGAPS